One segment of Gammaproteobacteria bacterium DNA contains the following:
- the lpxL gene encoding LpxL/LpxP family Kdo(2)-lipid IV(A) lauroyl/palmitoleoyl acyltransferase → MHNAAKSNEFNKSVDHLSFSFAYLAPRYWLVWLWIGALRSLVALPQPMRMAAGRAIGRLLLKFAGKRRRIAERNLHLCFPEADAKWVSDITRANFESMGEALIETGMCWWLAEPKLIALTDIKGLEHLQAALDKGKGVILLSAHFTSLELGVRLLDPFTEATIYPVYQRHKNPLMEYIITGNRLKHAKGVFSNDNVRGMIRALRNNGVLWYAPDQNYRGQFSAMVDFFGHAAPSNTATSKLAQVSGAAVLPYIIQRRADGLGYCVEIGAALDNFPGESAEVDTRRYHEIIEQAIRITPEQYLWTHKRFKRRPKDFEDVYAGI, encoded by the coding sequence GTGCATAACGCAGCAAAGTCGAACGAATTTAACAAATCAGTGGATCATCTTTCTTTTTCATTCGCATATCTTGCACCGCGCTACTGGCTTGTCTGGCTGTGGATAGGCGCGTTACGTAGCCTGGTGGCGCTGCCACAACCAATGCGCATGGCCGCTGGCCGCGCAATCGGGCGGCTGTTACTCAAATTCGCGGGCAAGCGGCGGCGTATCGCTGAGCGCAACCTGCACTTATGTTTTCCCGAGGCAGACGCCAAATGGGTGAGTGACATCACACGTGCAAATTTTGAATCCATGGGCGAAGCCCTGATCGAAACCGGGATGTGCTGGTGGCTAGCCGAACCGAAGTTGATTGCCTTGACTGATATAAAAGGGCTTGAGCACCTGCAAGCTGCATTGGATAAGGGCAAGGGCGTCATTCTGCTGAGTGCGCACTTTACCTCGCTTGAACTCGGTGTCCGTTTGCTCGACCCATTCACCGAAGCCACTATCTACCCGGTATATCAACGTCACAAGAACCCATTGATGGAATACATCATTACCGGCAACCGACTCAAGCATGCCAAAGGCGTATTCTCAAATGACAATGTCAGGGGCATGATTCGGGCGCTACGAAATAATGGTGTCCTGTGGTACGCGCCGGACCAGAACTATCGCGGGCAATTCAGCGCCATGGTGGATTTCTTCGGCCATGCCGCGCCGAGCAATACAGCCACTTCGAAACTCGCCCAGGTATCTGGCGCGGCGGTACTCCCTTATATCATTCAACGTCGTGCTGACGGCTTAGGCTATTGTGTGGAAATCGGTGCAGCCCTGGACAATTTTCCCGGAGAAAGTGCAGAAGTCGACACGCGCCGTTATCACGAAATCATCGAACAGGCGATACGCATTACACCCGAACAATATTTGTGGACACACAAACGCTTTAAGCGACGACCGAAAGATTTTGAAGACGTGTATGCGGGAATTTAA
- a CDS encoding thiol:disulfide interchange protein DsbA/DsbL, producing MRKLTKILVATAMLAGMQIGLHAEEFEEGVHYERIDPPQPTTTGDKVEVREMFWYGCPHCFRMEPYVERWLRKQPKGSEFVRTPAIFRPGWENHARAYYTAELLGVVDKIQQPLFNAIHLEKRHLDTDEQLRDFFAEHGVDKIEFTKTFRSFAVETYVRRSKALAGRYGINGVPAFIVNGKYRVSNRNTGGNANTINVINYLVEKESKK from the coding sequence ATGAGAAAATTGACCAAGATTCTGGTTGCTACCGCAATGCTTGCAGGTATGCAGATAGGTTTGCACGCGGAAGAATTCGAGGAAGGGGTACATTACGAGCGTATCGACCCACCTCAACCCACAACAACCGGCGACAAGGTCGAAGTGCGCGAGATGTTCTGGTACGGCTGTCCTCACTGTTTCCGTATGGAGCCCTATGTGGAACGCTGGTTGAGAAAGCAGCCCAAAGGTAGCGAATTCGTGCGTACACCGGCAATTTTTCGTCCGGGCTGGGAGAATCATGCGCGTGCCTATTACACCGCAGAGCTGTTAGGTGTGGTAGACAAGATTCAACAACCCTTATTCAATGCTATCCATCTGGAGAAGCGTCACCTGGATACCGACGAACAATTGCGTGACTTCTTCGCTGAACATGGCGTGGACAAGATTGAATTCACCAAAACTTTTCGCTCGTTTGCCGTCGAAACCTATGTCCGCCGTTCCAAGGCATTGGCGGGGCGTTATGGCATTAATGGTGTACCTGCATTTATCGTAAACGGTAAATATCGGGTTTCAAACCGCAACACCGGCGGTAACGCCAACACCATCAATGTGATTAATTACCTGGTGGAAAAAGAATCCAAGAAATAG
- a CDS encoding cyclic nucleotide-binding domain-containing protein yields the protein MTSEKLNLIDFLNQQKLCQSLTVKEVQILLDYTEIVTYKKGDVIADIGEIGEALYFVLKGESGLFFDEGSGETEVGIIHPGELMGEMSFFDMEPRSVRAKAMTKETQLLKLPRTMYNRLRVEHPYIAVNLLEHAIVSLDHLFRRLSSDVATFSNYLYGKGKK from the coding sequence ATGACTTCAGAAAAACTCAATCTCATCGATTTCCTGAACCAGCAGAAACTGTGTCAGTCGCTGACGGTAAAGGAAGTCCAGATCCTGCTCGACTACACCGAGATCGTCACCTACAAAAAAGGTGACGTGATTGCCGATATCGGGGAAATCGGCGAAGCCCTGTATTTCGTTCTCAAGGGCGAAAGCGGTCTATTCTTCGATGAAGGCAGTGGCGAAACCGAAGTTGGCATAATTCACCCAGGCGAATTAATGGGTGAAATGTCGTTTTTCGATATGGAGCCACGCTCGGTAAGGGCGAAGGCTATGACCAAAGAGACTCAGCTGCTCAAGCTTCCACGTACTATGTATAACCGCTTGCGCGTGGAGCACCCCTATATTGCGGTGAATTTGCTCGAGCATGCCATTGTGAGCCTGGATCACCTGTTCCGTCGACTCAGCTCTGATGTAGCGACCTTCTCTAATTACCTCTACGGTAAAGGCAAGAAATAA
- the yihA gene encoding ribosome biogenesis GTP-binding protein YihA/YsxC, with translation MDSPVSALLRRAHFTIAVNAIKQLPTDTGIEIGFAGRSNAGKSSAINTITGIKSLARTSKTPGRTQQIIYFDLDEERRLVDLPGYGFAKVPEKIKKHWQGLMEGYFQRRKSLHGVVLVMDVRHPLKPFDIQMLEWCKDTNTPVQILLTKADKLSRGAADKQLHATKKALKQQGLLLGELQLFSSLSGTGKEQVIEKLEEWLAPTPAVDVGTDDE, from the coding sequence ATGGATAGCCCTGTCTCGGCCTTGCTGCGGCGGGCGCATTTCACCATCGCGGTAAACGCCATCAAGCAATTACCGACGGATACAGGTATCGAAATCGGATTTGCCGGTCGCTCCAACGCCGGCAAATCCAGCGCGATCAATACCATCACCGGCATCAAGTCGCTAGCGCGGACCAGTAAAACACCGGGACGCACCCAGCAGATTATTTATTTTGATCTCGATGAGGAACGGCGACTGGTGGATCTGCCGGGCTATGGCTTCGCCAAGGTACCGGAAAAAATCAAAAAACACTGGCAAGGGCTGATGGAGGGCTATTTTCAGCGCCGCAAGTCTTTGCACGGCGTGGTGTTAGTCATGGATGTCCGACATCCCCTCAAACCTTTTGATATTCAGATGCTGGAGTGGTGTAAGGACACCAACACGCCGGTGCAGATTCTACTGACCAAGGCCGACAAGCTCAGCCGGGGCGCGGCAGACAAACAACTCCATGCCACGAAAAAGGCGCTCAAACAGCAAGGCCTGCTGCTGGGCGAATTGCAATTGTTTTCATCGCTTAGCGGCACCGGCAAAGAACAGGTTATAGAAAAGCTGGAAGAGTGGTTGGCGCCCACCCCGGCCGTCGATGTAGGGACCGACGACGAATAA
- the polA gene encoding DNA polymerase I, which yields MTNSKPVILVDGSSYLFRAFHAMPSFTNSKGQPTGAIYGVANMIRRLISDYDPEDVAIVFDAKGKTFRNDMYPEYKANRPPMPEELKAQIEPLHKVIKAMGLPLLCIEGVEADDVIGTLAQQATEHQLNTIISTGDKDMAQLVNEHVTLINTMNDSRLDTNGVVEKFGIPPNRIIDYLALIGDTVDNIPGVPKCGPKTAVKWLSEFDSLQGVMDNADKISGKVGENLRATLEQLPLSYQLATIKCDVELPFGINDLQYNGPDQEALVELVKELEFKTWLRELLGEEKPTVNVQPKTAKPIAQDSQYEIVTDQASFDTWLKRLEQAELFAFDTETTSLDYMQAEIVGVSFATEAFHAAYVPVAHDYEGAPTQLNRESVLNALKPLLENPARAKLGQNLKYDMNVLANYDIHLRGIAHDTMLESYVLDSVATRHDMDSLALKYLGHKTIHFEDIAGKGAKQKTFNEIDIAEAGPYAAEDADITLRLHGALWPKLQAEPGLSPVYTDIEIPLEPVLARMERTGVLVDANKLQAQSGELEVSIAGIEQEAYKLAGGEFNLGSPKQLQKILFEDMGLPVVRKTPKGQPSTAEDVLQELADEYELPSLILKHRSFSKLKSTYTDKLPQQIDSRSGRVHTSYHQAVAATGRLSSSDPNLQNIPVRTEEGRRIRQAFVASPGYRIVAADYSQIELRIMAHLSDDPGLLTAFQKGEDIHRATAADVMGVPLEEVTSEHRRSAKAINFGLIYGMSAFGLSKQLGIERNEAQEYMDQYFHKYPGVQAYMDNIRAQARDRGYVETLFGRRLYLPDIRANNHQRRQYAERTAINAPMQGTAADIIKKAMIAVDQWIQGQKDDVRLIMQVHDELVFEIREEMLEPSVAEIRGLMQSAAELKVPLLVDVGIGNNWDEAH from the coding sequence ATGACAAATTCAAAACCGGTAATACTTGTTGATGGATCTTCCTATTTATTTCGCGCCTTCCACGCGATGCCATCGTTTACAAATTCCAAGGGACAACCCACGGGTGCAATCTATGGCGTGGCTAACATGATAAGGCGTTTGATTAGCGACTACGATCCGGAAGATGTCGCTATTGTATTCGACGCCAAGGGCAAAACATTTCGTAACGATATGTATCCCGAATACAAGGCTAATCGACCACCTATGCCTGAAGAACTAAAAGCACAAATCGAGCCGCTTCATAAGGTCATAAAGGCCATGGGATTGCCGCTATTGTGTATCGAAGGTGTAGAGGCTGACGATGTCATCGGCACGCTTGCGCAGCAAGCGACTGAGCATCAACTGAACACCATCATATCTACGGGTGACAAGGATATGGCGCAGCTGGTCAATGAGCATGTCACCTTGATTAACACCATGAACGATAGCCGTTTGGACACCAACGGTGTTGTCGAAAAGTTTGGTATTCCACCAAACCGAATCATCGATTATCTCGCGTTGATCGGCGATACCGTGGATAACATTCCCGGTGTGCCGAAATGCGGTCCGAAGACTGCGGTGAAATGGTTGAGTGAATTCGATTCTCTCCAGGGTGTCATGGACAACGCCGACAAGATCTCAGGTAAGGTCGGTGAAAATCTGCGTGCAACCCTGGAGCAACTGCCTCTCTCCTACCAGCTTGCGACGATTAAATGTGATGTGGAGTTGCCTTTCGGCATCAACGATCTTCAATACAACGGGCCTGATCAGGAGGCTCTGGTCGAGTTGGTCAAGGAACTGGAATTCAAAACCTGGCTGCGTGAACTACTCGGTGAAGAAAAACCTACGGTAAATGTTCAGCCCAAGACCGCGAAACCCATCGCGCAAGATAGCCAGTATGAGATCGTCACCGACCAGGCAAGCTTTGACACCTGGCTGAAACGTTTAGAACAGGCAGAACTATTCGCCTTCGATACGGAAACCACCAGCCTCGACTATATGCAGGCCGAAATCGTTGGTGTTTCGTTTGCGACAGAGGCATTTCACGCCGCGTACGTGCCTGTGGCTCATGACTATGAAGGCGCGCCTACGCAACTAAACAGAGAAAGCGTGTTGAATGCTTTAAAACCATTGCTGGAGAATCCCGCCAGGGCCAAGCTCGGTCAGAACCTCAAATACGATATGAACGTATTGGCGAATTACGATATCCATCTCCGTGGAATTGCCCATGACACCATGCTTGAATCCTATGTCCTGGACAGTGTGGCAACTCGCCATGATATGGATTCTCTGGCACTGAAATACCTCGGCCACAAGACTATCCACTTCGAAGACATTGCGGGGAAAGGTGCGAAGCAAAAGACCTTTAATGAGATTGATATCGCTGAGGCCGGGCCTTATGCCGCTGAGGACGCGGATATCACATTGCGCCTGCATGGCGCACTTTGGCCTAAATTACAGGCGGAGCCTGGACTCAGCCCTGTGTATACCGATATCGAGATTCCCCTCGAACCGGTGCTGGCAAGAATGGAGCGCACCGGCGTGTTGGTAGATGCTAACAAACTCCAGGCGCAAAGCGGAGAGCTGGAAGTCAGTATCGCTGGTATCGAACAAGAGGCTTACAAACTGGCCGGCGGTGAATTCAATCTAGGCTCTCCCAAGCAGTTACAAAAAATATTGTTTGAGGATATGGGTCTACCGGTGGTTCGTAAAACGCCGAAAGGGCAGCCATCAACCGCAGAGGATGTTTTGCAGGAGCTCGCCGACGAATATGAATTACCAAGCCTGATCCTGAAGCATCGCAGCTTCAGTAAGCTCAAGTCGACGTATACGGACAAGCTGCCGCAGCAGATCGACAGCCGTAGTGGGCGCGTACATACCTCTTATCATCAGGCTGTAGCGGCTACAGGCCGACTTTCGTCTTCAGACCCAAATCTACAGAACATTCCCGTTCGGACCGAGGAAGGGCGCAGAATCCGTCAGGCCTTCGTCGCCTCACCGGGTTATCGCATCGTTGCGGCTGACTACTCTCAGATCGAATTGCGCATCATGGCGCATCTATCGGATGATCCTGGGTTGCTTACGGCCTTTCAGAAAGGCGAGGACATACACCGAGCCACAGCGGCAGATGTAATGGGCGTGCCTCTCGAAGAAGTCACCAGTGAACATCGAAGAAGTGCCAAGGCTATTAACTTCGGTTTGATCTACGGTATGTCGGCCTTTGGCTTGTCCAAACAGCTGGGTATTGAGCGCAACGAAGCCCAGGAATATATGGATCAGTATTTCCACAAATACCCGGGAGTACAGGCCTATATGGACAATATTCGCGCCCAGGCCAGGGACCGCGGCTATGTCGAAACCCTGTTCGGTCGTCGCCTCTATCTCCCCGATATCCGCGCCAATAATCACCAGCGTCGTCAATATGCCGAGCGAACCGCAATCAATGCGCCGATGCAGGGTACGGCGGCAGACATTATCAAAAAGGCGATGATCGCTGTGGACCAGTGGATACAAGGGCAAAAGGACGATGTTCGTTTGATTATGCAGGTCCACGATGAACTGGTTTTTGAAATCCGCGAGGAGATGTTAGAGCCCTCCGTAGCCGAAATTCGCGGGCTGATGCAGTCTGCGGCCGAGCTCAAAGTCCCGCTTTTAGTCGATGTAGGGATAGGCAATAACTGGGATGAGGCACATTAG
- a CDS encoding TIGR00730 family Rossman fold protein: protein MNDIKKSSHPSLNPINDSMLTRESWKIFQIMAEFVEGFERLAKTSPSVSIFGSARTPVNHEYYKLTEDIARELSNAGFSVVSGGGPGIMEAANKGAYGGKSPSIGLNIQLPFEQSGNSYQDISLTFRHFFSRKVMFVKHAAAYVVMPGGFGTLDELAEILTLVQTGKTRKIPIILVKAEFWQGLLKWFEETLIPQGMIDADDMKLIQIIEEPKKITEAIFKHYEQHGFEPSAEEKETMLDL, encoded by the coding sequence ATGAACGATATTAAAAAGTCATCGCACCCCAGCTTGAATCCCATCAATGATTCGATGCTTACGCGAGAATCATGGAAAATTTTTCAGATCATGGCCGAATTTGTCGAAGGATTTGAACGTCTGGCCAAGACCAGTCCTTCCGTCAGCATCTTCGGTTCGGCCCGTACACCTGTGAATCACGAGTATTATAAACTCACCGAGGACATTGCACGTGAATTATCCAATGCGGGTTTTAGCGTCGTCAGTGGTGGCGGCCCTGGTATCATGGAAGCCGCGAATAAAGGGGCATATGGCGGTAAATCACCAAGCATTGGTTTGAATATTCAATTGCCTTTCGAACAGTCTGGAAACTCTTATCAAGATATTTCACTCACATTCCGCCATTTCTTCTCGCGCAAGGTGATGTTCGTCAAACATGCCGCTGCGTATGTTGTAATGCCTGGCGGCTTCGGAACGCTGGATGAGCTGGCTGAAATACTCACACTGGTTCAAACCGGTAAGACGCGCAAGATTCCTATCATTCTGGTCAAAGCAGAATTCTGGCAAGGCCTGTTGAAATGGTTCGAAGAAACATTGATCCCACAGGGCATGATTGACGCAGACGATATGAAGCTTATTCAGATTATCGAGGAACCGAAAAAAATTACCGAGGCTATATTCAAACACTATGAACAACACGGTTTTGAGCCTTCTGCGGAAGAAAAAGAAACCATGCTTGAT